In Trifolium pratense cultivar HEN17-A07 linkage group LG7, ARS_RC_1.1, whole genome shotgun sequence, a genomic segment contains:
- the LOC123898212 gene encoding beta-hexosaminidase 2, translating to MLPLLLLLLSLLCSISTTLNAQSTTTINVWPKPTNLTWTPPHQTTLLSPTFTIITTTSHQNNHLTAAINRYTNLIKTEHHRPLIPPTKNLSNNLPPLQLLTVTVTELNAELTHGTDESYTLTVTSPNATLTAVTAFGVIRGLETFSQLAWGNPTRVAVDVRVTDAPLYGHRGIMLDTSRNYYPVKDLLRTIEAMSMNKLNVFHWHITDSHSFPLVVPSEPLLAEKGAYDVNMVYTVDDVKRIVDFGLDRGVRVLPEIDSPGHTGSWALAYPDIVTCANMFWWPAERDWPDRLASEPGTGHLNPLNPKTYQVLKNVIRYVTTMFPEQFYHSGADEVIPGCWKTDPTIQKFLSNGGTLNQVLETFINKTLPYIVSLNRTVVYWEDVLFDDTVHVPPTLLPKEHVILQTWNNGHNNTKRIVSNGYRAIVSSSKFYYLDCGHGDFTGNNSAYDNQTGSDANNGGSWCGPFKTWQTIYNYDIAYGLTEDEAKLVLGGEVSLWSEQADETVLDSRIWPRTSAMAESLWSGNRDEKGMKRYAEATDRLNEWRSRMVNRGIGAEPIQPLWCIRNPGMCNTVHAI from the exons ATGCTACCACTACTGTTACTATTACTATCTCTGTTGTGTTCAATTTCAACAACACTAAACGCACAgtcaacaacaacaatcaacGTTTGGCCTAAACCAACAAACCTCACATGGACCCCACCACACCAAACAACACTCCTTTCTCCAACATTCACCATAATCACCACCACCTCACACCAAAACAACCACCTCACCGCCGCCATAAACCGCTACACAAACCTCATCAAAACAGAACACCACCGTCCGTTAATTCCCCCAACAAAAAACCTCTCAAACAACCTACCTCCGTTACAGTTACTAACAGTAACCGTAACGGAGCTAAACGCCGAACTAACTCACGGCACCGACGAATCCTACACGCTTACAGTTACATCTCCTAACGCAACTCTAACAGCCGTAACGGCTTTTGGCGTAATTCGAGGACTGGAGACATTCTCACAGCTGGCGTGGGGGAATCCAACGCGAGTGGCGGTTGATGTGCGTGTAACCGACGCGCCATTGTACGGTCATAGAGGGATTATGTTGGATACTTCTAGAAACTATTATCCAGTGAAGGATTTGTTGAGGACAATTGAAGCGATGAGTATGAATAAATTGAACGTGTTTCATTGGCATATAACTGATTCTCATTCGTTTCCTTTGGTTGTTCCTTCCGAACCATTGTTGGCTGAGAAAGGTGCTTATGATGTTAATATGGTTTATACGGTGGATGATGTGAAAAGGATTGTTGACTTTGGGCTTGATCGTGGTGTTCGTGTTTTGCCTGAGATTGATTCGCCTG GGCATACAGGATCTTGGGCCTTGGCCTACCCTGACATTGTAACATGTGCCAATATGTTCTGGTGGCCAGCCGAAAGGGATTGGCCGGATCGTCTTGCTTCGGAACCAGGAACAGGTCATTTGAATCCCTTAAACCCCAAGACCTACCAAGTCTTAAAGAATGTCATCCGCTACGTAACCACAATGTTCCCGGAACAATTTTACCATTCTGGTGCTGATGAAGTCATACCAGGTTGCTGGAAAACCGATCCAACAATTCAGAAATTTCTATCAAATGGCGGAACTCTCAACCAAGTTCTCGAGACGTTTATCAACAAAACTCTCCCTTACATTGTATCCCTCAACCGCACCGTTGTCTATTGGGAAGACGTTCTATTTGACGACACAGTCCATGTTCCACCAACGCTTCTACCTAAAGAACATGTGATTTTGCAGACATGGAACAATGGGCATAATAACACTAAAAGGATAGTATCTAATGGATACCGTGCCATTGTCTCGTCATCCAAATTCTATTATCTCGATTGTGGACACGGTGACTTTACTGGAAATAATAGTGCTTATGACAACCAAACAGGATCCGACGCAAACAATGGTGGCTCTTGGTGTGGACCTTTTAAAACATGGCAAACTATATACAATTATGATATTGCATATGGACTGACCGAAGATGAAGCAAAATTGGTTTTGGGCGGGGAGGTATCACTGTGGTCAGAACAAGCCGATGAAACCGTTTTGGATTCACGAATTTGGCCTAGAACTTCTGCAATGGCTGAGTCGTTGTGGTCAGGTAATAGGGATGAAAAGGGTATGAAGAGATATGCAGAGGCAACAGATAGATTGAATGAATGGAGAAGCAGAATGGTGAATAGAGGTATAGGGGCTGAGCCTATTCAGCCACTTTGGTGTATTCGGAACCCTGGTATGTGCAACACAGTACATGCAATATAG
- the LOC123899041 gene encoding non-specific lipid-transfer protein 1-like: protein MKIIAITELLLLFLLVSSSEAMIESCESVNEHLTPCLTYLAGMTYKPRPFCCEGAKNIVLLASKSIEDKRIACNCVKTLAQILIPKAQNAIDLPKKCGVQFPFEISATIDCSRVI from the exons ATGAAAATCATAGCAATTACTGAAttgcttcttcttttcttaCTTGTTTCATCATCTGAGGCAATGATAGAGTCATGTGAAAGTGTGAATGAACACCTTACACCATGTCTAACCTACCTTGCAGGTATGACTTACAAACCACGTCCTTTTTGTTGTGAAGGAGCTAAAAATATTGTGTTATTGGCATCAAAAAGTATTGAGGATAAAAGGATAGCTTGTAATTGTGTCAAGACTTTAGCACAGATTCTAATACCAAAGGCACAGAATGCCATTGATCTCCCAAAGAAATGTGGAGTCCAATTTCCCTTCGAAATTTCTGCAACCATTGATTGCTCTAG GGTTATCTAA